The genomic segment GTAAGGTGCACGGGTTCTATCTCCTCAAGGTTAGGGAAGGGTCCATAAGGCAGATGGTTACTGCCAGCGCAGGAAGATGGGAAGGTAAAAGACTGGAGTTTTCTCAGGCGAGCCTTAGGGACCTTGCCACTGGAGAGGAGAAGGTTCAAAAGTTTACCACTGACTTTCTTGAGCTTTCCCAGATAAGGCCACTCGCTGAAAAGCCAGAACACCTTTCCATAGGGGATGTTTTTATCCTGAGCCTTCTAGGCGAGAAAATAGGCATTAACTACAGACAGTATGCCTACGAACTGGCAAAAAGGGTGCTCACTTCCTTGCTTCCCCTCTCTATGAGTCTTATAGTTGGCTGGGTTTATATAAGATGGCGACAGCTAAGGCTTGGGCTCTTTGCCCTCCTTCTGTCTTTCTCCTCTCACTGGTTTTTTATAAATGCCATGAGGTCCATCATAGAGAATACGGACCTGAACCTTTACCTCACATACCTCATATACGTGCCCATACCTCTTGTGGCTTTAAAAGCACTTTACGATTTGGGAAAAGGCTTCAGGGTCTAAACTGGCACCACCCACAAGCAGTCCATCCACATCCTTCATTTTCATAAAGTCCACTGAGTTTTTGGGGTTGACGCTACCGCCGTAGAGAACCCTTGCCCTGTCAGAATGCTGGGGGTTTATCTGATAGAGCAGGTCTTTTATAAAGGCATGAACCAGCTGTGCATCCTCCGGGGTAGCGGGGTTTCCCGTGCCTATTGCCCACACGGGCTCGTAGGCTATATCTATGCTGTCCGTGTAGCCCTCAAGGCCAGAAAGGGCAAGCCTGACCTGAGCCTCCACCACCTTGAAGGTAAGCCCTGCCTCTCTCTCTTCAAGCCTTTCACCGACACAAAGCACAGGCCTTATGCCTGCCTTCAGGCAGGCAGTCAGCTTTCTGTTTATAAGCTCGTCAGACTCTCCAAATATCCACCTTCTCTCTGAATGTCCCACTATAACATAGGAGACTCCAAGTTCCCTAAGCATATCAAGAGAGACCTCACCTGTAAAGGCACCCTTAGGCTCATAATAGCAGTTCTGGGCGCCGAGCTTTATGTGGGTTTCTCTGAGCATATCCTGCGCCACGCAGAGGGAAGTAAAAGATGGACAGATAAGTATCTCCCTGTCTTTTATGTCTTCAACGAGGGGGATGAACTTCTTTAGATACTCCCCTGTTTGAGAGGGTGTGAGGTTCATCTTCCAGTTTGCTGCTATGAGCTTCATCACATAGATTATAGCAGAAAAAAGTAGGCGTAAGCCAGACCTATCCCTATTCTGTAAATACCGAAAGGAACAAAGGAATGTCTTGAGAGGAAGGCAAGAAGAGCTTTGACGCTCAGCAGGGCAAAAACAAAAGCGGTTAAAAAGCCTGCAGAGAGCACAAGCCAGTCCTGAGAGTGAAACTCTGAGTGGGATTTAAAAAGGTCGTAGGCGGTTGCTATGAGCATGGTGGGTGCTGCCAGGAGAAAGGAAAACTCGGCAGAGGCTTTTCTGTTAAGTCCCATGAACATACCGCCGATTATGGTTGAGGCAGAACGCGAAACTCCAGGCACCATGGCAAGGCTCTGGAAAAAGCCTATGGCGATGGCTCTCCTATAGCTGAGCTCTCTGGCATCCTGAAGGGTGCAGAAGTTCTCACAGAGCCTGTCTGCAAAGAGGAGAAAAATTCCACCAAGAACAAGGGCCACAACAACCACCACATCGTTTCCTATCAGCTGTTCTTTTATGAACCTGTAAAGGGTAAAGCCCAGGATTCCCGTGGGTAGAAAGGCAAGGGCTATCCTTTTCCACAGCTCGAAATCTGATACAAACCTTCTCCAGTAGATAAAGACAACAGCCAGTATGGAACCCAGTTGTATGGAAATTTCAAAGCTCTTGGTAAAGGTGTTGTGGGGCACTCCAAGGAGGTGGGCCGTAAGTATTAGATGTCCGGTGGAAGACACGGGGAGAAACTCTGTTAGCCCCTCTACCGCTCCCATGATGAGGGCCTGGTTTAGGTCCATCATAGCACCTCCGCATATATTCCCTTCAGGTAAAGGGTGTTTGGCATCTGAAGAATCCAGGGATGGTCAAGGTCCTGAAAGCTCTCAGCCACTATCCTGAGCTGCCTCTTTGTATCCTTCCCGGCAGATAGAAGGACCTCCAGCAAATGCTCTCTTGTTATATGAAAAGAGCAGGAGTATATGGCAAGGTATCCGCCAGGCTTTGTGATATGCAGACCTCTGACCAGAAGCTCCTTGTAGCCCCTGAGGGCATTGGGAACTGAGGCCCTGTTTTTTGCAAAGGAAGGGGGGTCTATCACCACAAGGTCAAACCTTCTACCCTCCTGATGGAATTTTCTGAGCAG from the Aquificaceae bacterium genome contains:
- a CDS encoding LptF/LptG family permease, with translation MLNRYILLNHMKTFLLLLMVLMGILYVYLVGEVLLLFKDKSPDVLLTYTLNFLPTAFFYSGAFVNALALLVAFRRLFQKKIDLLLQSFGISPLRFFLWVLLFSLFLSFLNLLGSFQLYPESQRKLFSIEKEYRKAKETESGIVRNLWLTEEEKGGVNFYNFELVDLSTGKVHGFYLLKVREGSIRQMVTASAGRWEGKRLEFSQASLRDLATGEEKVQKFTTDFLELSQIRPLAEKPEHLSIGDVFILSLLGEKIGINYRQYAYELAKRVLTSLLPLSMSLIVGWVYIRWRQLRLGLFALLLSFSSHWFFINAMRSIIENTDLNLYLTYLIYVPIPLVALKALYDLGKGFRV
- the tpiA gene encoding triose-phosphate isomerase, with amino-acid sequence MKLIAANWKMNLTPSQTGEYLKKFIPLVEDIKDREILICPSFTSLCVAQDMLRETHIKLGAQNCYYEPKGAFTGEVSLDMLRELGVSYVIVGHSERRWIFGESDELINRKLTACLKAGIRPVLCVGERLEEREAGLTFKVVEAQVRLALSGLEGYTDSIDIAYEPVWAIGTGNPATPEDAQLVHAFIKDLLYQINPQHSDRARVLYGGSVNPKNSVDFMKMKDVDGLLVGGASLDPEAFSQIVKCF
- a CDS encoding undecaprenyl-diphosphate phosphatase, translating into MDLNQALIMGAVEGLTEFLPVSSTGHLILTAHLLGVPHNTFTKSFEISIQLGSILAVVFIYWRRFVSDFELWKRIALAFLPTGILGFTLYRFIKEQLIGNDVVVVVALVLGGIFLLFADRLCENFCTLQDARELSYRRAIAIGFFQSLAMVPGVSRSASTIIGGMFMGLNRKASAEFSFLLAAPTMLIATAYDLFKSHSEFHSQDWLVLSAGFLTAFVFALLSVKALLAFLSRHSFVPFGIYRIGIGLAYAYFFLL